A DNA window from Hordeum vulgare subsp. vulgare chromosome 1H, MorexV3_pseudomolecules_assembly, whole genome shotgun sequence contains the following coding sequences:
- the LOC123404207 gene encoding tyrosine decarboxylase-like, giving the protein MAPTVQCLDTATVATVGKGAVPVVGQAPEKKMQCSNLLDADEFRRQGHQVIDFISDYYGSMGDYPVHPSVTPGFLRNLLPAEAPCRPEPDAFGSALKDVRDIILPGMTHWQSPRHFAHFPASSSTIGALGEALTAGINVVPFTWAASPAAAELEMVVVDWLGKALHLPESLLFAGGGGGTILGTSCEAILCALVAARDKKLAEIGENRICDLVVYCSDQTHFAFRKAARIAGIQRDHCRAIHTCHEDMFALSPTELQAAMQADVDAGLVPLFLCATIGTTQTTAVDPIGELCAVTAPHGVWLHVDAAYAGSALVCPEFTHMIDGVEAVDSFSMNAHKWLLANNDCCVMWVKKPSALVAALGTEQEYILKDAASEGHDVVDYKDWNMTLTRRFRALKMWLVLRCYGVHGLRDHIRSHVRMAVEFEDMVRADERFEVVTERTFALVCFRIRPVDKFGGQKTANDLNRALLEQVNAVTSGPYMSSANVGGMFMLRCAVGSTLTEQHHVAHGWKVVQDQASVILGKMEIIHTLCSK; this is encoded by the coding sequence ATGGCCCCAACGGTGCAATGCTTGGACACTGCCACCGTTGCAACCGTCGGGAAGGGCGCTGTCCCGGTGGTGGGGCAAGCGCCGGAGAAGAAGATGCAATGCTCCAACCTGCTTGACGCCGATGAGTTCCGGCGCCAGGGTCACCAGGTGATCGACTTCATATCCGATTACTATGGCAGCATGGGTGACTACCCCGTGCACCCTAGCGTCACCCCCGGCTTTCTCCGCAACCTGCTCCCCGCGGAGGCCCCGTGCCGTCCGGAGCCCGACGCGTTTGGCTCCGCGCTCAAGGACGTCCGCGACATCATCCTCCCCGGCATGACGCATTGGCAGAGCCCCCGCCATTTTGCCCACTTCCCGGCGTCGAGCAGCACCATCGGCGCCCTCGGTGAGGCGCTCACCGCCGGCATCAACGTTGTCCCCTTCACGTGGgccgcctcgccggccgccgCTGAGCTTGAGATGGTGGTTGTGGATTGGCTCGGCAAGGCACTGCACCTGCCGGAGAGCCTCCTCTTCGCCGGAGGCGGCGGGGGCACGATTCTTGGCACGTCGTGCGAGGCCATACTCTGCGCTCTCGTCGCCGCGAGGGACAAGAAGCTGGCCGAGATCGGCGAGAACAGGATCTGCGACCTGGTCGTCTACTGCTCGGACCAGACCCACTTCGCCTTCCGCAAGGCCGCACGCATTGCCGGCATCCAGCGTGACCACTGCCGGGCGATACACACTTGCCACGAGGACATGTTCGCGCTCTCGCCGACCGAGCTGCAGGCCGCCATGCAGGCCGACGTTGATGCCGGGCTCGTGCCCCTGTTCCTGTGCGCGACGATCGGGACGACGCAGACCACCGCCGTCGACCCCATCGGCGAGCTCTGCGCCGTGACCGCGCCACACGGAGTGTGGTTGCACGTGGACGCGGCATACGCCGGCTCCGCGCTGGTCTGCCCGGAGTTCACCCACATGATAGACGGCGTGGAGGCCGTGGACTCGTTCAGCATGAACGCCCACAAGTGGCTTCTGGCCAACAACGACTGCTGCGTCATGTGGGTGAAGAAGCCGAGCGCGCTGGTGGCGGCGCTCGGGACGGAGCAGGAGTACATCCTCAAGGACGCCGCGTCGGAGGGGCACGACGTGGTGGACTACAAGGACTGGAACATGACGCTCACCCGCCGGTTCCGCGCCCTCAAGATGTGGCTCGTGCTCCGCTGCTACGGCGTCCATGGCCTTCGCGACCACATCCGCTCCCACGTACGCATGGCCGTGGAGTTCGAGGACATGGTGAGGGCCGACGAGAGGTTCGAGGTGGTGACGGAAAGGACGTTCGCGCTCGTGTGCTTCAGGATTCGGCCGGTGGACAAGTTTGGCGGACAAAAGACGGCCAACGACCTCAACCGAGCCCTCCTCGAGCAGGTGAACGCCGTCACCTCAGGCCCCTACATGAGCTCTGCAAATGTAGGTGGCATGTTCATGCTAAGGTGTGCGGTGGGGAGCACCCTCACGGAGCAACACCACGTTGCCCATGGATGGAAGGTCGTGCAGGATCAGGCCTCCGTGATCCTTGGGAAGATGGAGATCATCCACACCCTCTGCTCTAAGTAA